A DNA window from Lagenorhynchus albirostris chromosome 5, mLagAlb1.1, whole genome shotgun sequence contains the following coding sequences:
- the LOC132520535 gene encoding LOW QUALITY PROTEIN: probable E3 ubiquitin-protein ligase HECTD2 (The sequence of the model RefSeq protein was modified relative to this genomic sequence to represent the inferred CDS: inserted 1 base in 1 codon; substituted 1 base at 1 genomic stop codon), protein LNTPQDIQKTILKGIINSLLQEWKSPXTKDYLRAYFILLQNPQFNNTSTYVIYAHLLRQIAMLVEVDHHFLVHWFKKLSQKRFKQLLERLLQFISLHLFPAKPEEFPPISKCSWWIPSSSKVLALLNTANNLVLPPLIPYTDFYNSTLDHIDLMEEYHTWQSFGNSHXQSLVDKVSRRERPDMNMLFLNMKVRWTYLVSDSLDELTRKRADLQKKLKVTFVGEVGLGTGGLTKEWFLLLIRQIFHPDYGMFTYHKDSYCHWFSSFKCDNYSGFRLVGILMGLAVYNSIALDIRFPRCCYKKLLSPPIIPNDQNTPVGICRVTTDDLSQIMPELAHELSELLSYKGNVEEDFYSIFQVFQEEFRIIKSYNLKPGGDKIPVTNQNRKEYVQLYIDFLLNKSIYKQFAAFYYGFHSVCASNFLMLLHPEEVEILVCGSPELDMHALQRSTQYDGYAKTDLTIQYFWDIVLGFPLDLQRKLLHFTTGSDRVPVEGMADLNFKISKNETSTNWLPVAHTCFNQLCLPPYKNKKDLKQKLIIGISNSEGFGLE, encoded by the exons ttgaatact ccTCAAGACATTCAGAAGACAATATTAAAGGGAATCATTAACAGCTTGTTACAAGAATGGAAAAGTCCATGAACAAAAGATTATCTTAGagcatattttatacttttacagAATCCTCAATTTAATAACACATCTACATATGTCATCTATGCTCACTTGCTACGACAGATAGCTATGTTAGTGGAAGTTGACCATCATTTCCTAGTTCActggtttaaaaaattatcccAGAAGAGGTTCAAACAATTGCTAGAGAGATTGCTGCAGTTTATTTCTTTACACCTGTTTCCTGCAAAGCCTGAAGAATTTCCACCTATATCAAAGTGTTCCTGGTGGATCCCATCATCATCTAAAGTGTTGGCTTTACTTAATACTGCAAACAATTTGGTTCTTCCTCCCCTTATTCCTTATACTGATTTCTATAATTCTACATTGGATCATATTGATCTCATGGAAGAATACCACACCTGGCAGAGCTTTGGAAATTCTC AGCAAAGTCTGGTGGATAAAGTATCTAGAAGAGAGAGACCTGATATGAATATGTTATTTCTAAATATGAAAGTAAGGTGGACATATCTGGTCAGCGATTCTCTTGATGAGTTAACCCGGAAAAGAGCAGACTTGCAAAAGAAGTTGAAAGTTACCTTTGTAGGGGAAGTTGGTTTGGGTACAGGCGGCTTGACTAAAGAATGGTTCCTTCTTCTAATTCGACAAATTTTTCATCCAGATTATGGCATGTTTACGTATCATAAGGATTCATACTGCCATTGGTTTAGCAGCTTTAAATGTGACAACTATTCTGGATTCCGATTGGTTGGAATTCTTATGGGACTAGCTGTTTATAACAgcattgctttggatattcgttTCCCCCGCTGCTGCTACAAGAAATTATTGAGCCCTCCCATCATTCCTAATGACCAAAATACGCCAGTAGGCATCTGCCGTGTTACCACTGATGACCTGAGTCAAATTATGCCTGAGTTGGCCCATGAATTAAGTGAACTCCTGTCATACAAAGGCAATGTTGAAGAAGATTTCTATTCAATATTTCAGGTGTTtcaagaagaattcagaataattaagTCCTATAATTTAAAGCCAGGTGGTGATAAAATTCCAGTTACCAATCAAAATAGGAAAGAATATGTACAGCTTTATATTGACTTTCTTCTCAACAAATCCATCTATAAGCAGTTTGCTGCATTTTATTATGGATTTCACAGTGTGTGTGCTTCAAATTTCCTAATGCTTCTTCATCCAGAAGAGGTTGAAATTCTGGTCTGTGGAAGTCCTGAACTGGATATGCATGCCCTGCAGAGAAGTACTCAGTATGATGGCTATGCAAAAACCGACTTGACTATACAATACTTTTGGGATATTGTGCTTGGATTTCCTCTTGACCTTCAAAGGAAGTTGCTACATTTTACCACAGGAAGTGACAGAGTACCTGTAGAAGGAATGGCTGACTTGAACTTTAAAATCTCAAAGAATGAAACTTCAACTAACTGGTTGCCTGTGGCCCACACCTGCTTCAATCAACTTTGCCTTCCCCCCTACAAGAACAAAAAGGACCTGAAACAGAAATTGATTATTGGAATTTCAAATTCAGAAGGTTTTGGACTTGAGTAA